The Acetivibrio saccincola genome window below encodes:
- a CDS encoding S-layer homology domain-containing protein produces MTRAEFTAMVVNIFKEEKEVEGNNFKDVNKDDWFYNAVSYAASEGLIAGYEDGTFRPMENMQRQDAAVLVSRLFEVGFFEGAPEFTFKDEETFPKYLYQSIKNLASHEIARGYPDGTFRPFNLITRAEAVQMLDVVLKYIEIPEKTPPLAPPETPRPTVTPKPTSTPISTPSPTPTTPKGGSTGGTKSTPTPEPTPVNNAPIFISTPVEEVVLNMVEGNREIIDLTKWTVVQLCDTNDDIPNWVHSEPTKAMQTRNANPSVLLSDIQVDKCIVNGKWRVDTSKDDDLMGFVFGYQDEGHFYLFDWKQTTQMWKGNNCEQGMSVKVINTDTPILDGDLWMSEGNERVKVIYRNTIPYKDFEDYEFTLKFSGNGHFNIIIRHDDVVLDDISLYDDTYTTGKFGFYNYSQEMVVYEGFTTEEMSEGVYIYNAEAYDEDGDDLKYTLINGPEGMTVDSETGEVKWFVTSLNRGIYDVSIKVEDTKGAYDIQEFKISIVEPTEEPTPEPTPEPTPEPTPDPDYEKQ; encoded by the coding sequence GTGACTAGGGCAGAATTTACAGCTATGGTTGTAAACATTTTTAAAGAAGAAAAAGAGGTAGAAGGAAATAATTTCAAAGATGTAAACAAAGATGACTGGTTTTATAATGCAGTATCTTATGCAGCAAGTGAAGGTTTAATAGCCGGATATGAAGATGGAACCTTCAGACCAATGGAAAATATGCAAAGGCAGGATGCAGCAGTACTTGTATCAAGGCTTTTTGAAGTGGGTTTTTTTGAGGGTGCGCCTGAATTTACATTCAAAGATGAGGAAACATTTCCAAAGTATTTATATCAGAGCATAAAAAACCTTGCATCCCATGAAATAGCCAGAGGTTACCCTGATGGAACTTTCAGGCCGTTTAATTTAATAACAAGAGCAGAAGCAGTTCAAATGTTAGATGTTGTTCTAAAATACATTGAGATACCTGAAAAGACGCCACCTTTAGCTCCGCCTGAAACACCAAGACCAACGGTGACGCCAAAGCCAACATCTACGCCGATTTCAACACCAAGTCCGACACCAACAACTCCTAAAGGGGGTAGTACGGGAGGAACTAAGTCAACGCCAACACCGGAACCAACACCTGTTAATAATGCTCCTATATTTATAAGTACACCTGTTGAAGAAGTTGTTCTTAATATGGTAGAGGGCAACAGGGAAATAATAGATTTAACTAAATGGACTGTGGTTCAGTTATGTGATACAAATGATGATATTCCAAATTGGGTGCATTCTGAGCCGACAAAAGCAATGCAGACAAGAAATGCAAACCCATCAGTACTATTAAGTGATATTCAGGTGGATAAATGTATAGTTAACGGTAAATGGAGAGTTGATACATCAAAGGATGACGACCTTATGGGTTTTGTTTTTGGTTATCAGGATGAAGGACATTTTTATCTCTTTGATTGGAAGCAGACTACCCAAATGTGGAAAGGAAATAACTGTGAACAAGGAATGAGTGTAAAAGTAATTAATACCGACACGCCTATTTTAGATGGAGATTTATGGATGTCGGAGGGGAATGAAAGGGTTAAAGTAATTTATCGCAATACCATTCCATATAAGGATTTTGAAGACTATGAGTTTACTTTGAAGTTTTCAGGTAATGGGCATTTTAATATAATTATAAGACATGATGATGTTGTGTTGGATGATATTTCATTGTACGATGATACCTACACTACAGGAAAATTTGGATTTTACAATTATTCGCAAGAAATGGTTGTTTATGAAGGTTTTACAACTGAAGAGATGTCAGAGGGAGTTTATATATATAATGCTGAGGCCTATGATGAAGACGGTGATGATTTAAAGTACACTTTAATAAATGGTCCTGAAGGAATGACCGTTGACAGTGAAACGGGGGAAGTAAAATGGTTTGTTACTTCTTTAAACAGAGGGATATACGATGTCAGTATTAAAGTTGAAGATACAAAAGGAGCTTATGATATTCAAGAATTTAAGATAAGTATAGTTGAACCAACAGAAGAACCAACGCCTGAACCAACACCAGAGCCAACACCAGAACCTACTCCGGATCCGGATTATGAAAAACAATAA
- a CDS encoding S-layer homology domain-containing protein, producing the protein MKGLKGLISYTLIICILLTATLSSMGMTEEETFPDIKDHWCRETIEKFVENNWVVGYDDGLFRPDRLVTRAEFTAMVVNIFKEEKQVEENSFTDVSKSDWFYNAVSYAASEGLISGYEDGTFKPMANMQRQDAAVLASKLFEVDFFEGAEDVKFEDEDTFPEYSRQSIKNLVSHGIVQGYPDGTFRPFNLITRAEAVQMLNVVLKYIELPEETPPLAPPETPEPTEEPTPTPTPRVRRDTPRRTSTPTLLPVVSRTYTTTEDFEEGEIYNLSTEIEDRLILKKQEIETIKREYRTTQMTYGRDGEPIHIEVTQKVNKSVLMPGKDEVEISFNLFGHGKPDMPEKTPIDLILVLDRSSSMSGSKWTATLEACRNILNFVRKEDRVAIVTFDGSAYLNNSLESDLDVLLNVIDNLSGPGGSTNIGSGLAKAIETFNNESTDGRDKAIILLSDGNASRNPAVAQAEIAKEKNIIIHSVGLGSGANEALLKELANITSGIYRFSPSSEELGEMMEYMAQQVFDTSGRNVVLKTTVLKDNVIDLEVLPEPANIVENEDGSYTYEWKYDRIKMQEEEDMLLSVYFENLEHGKKIILKDTSLEYIDRNNNTIVIDIDDLSLPVSEYVSYGTWSVVFDSKRSNTQWGSIYWNDKVYSDDKVSVTVSTSNDGKNYSKPLSVSNYSTFNIKDGRYIKILVELEISSEGFSPELLDLTIGSKGFKLPAPGTEPEPAPEPTPEPTEEPEPTPEPTPEPTEEPEPTPEPTPEPTEEPEPTPEPTPEPTEEPEPTPEPTSEPTEELEPTPEPTPEPKE; encoded by the coding sequence ATGAAGGGATTAAAAGGACTAATATCCTACACACTCATTATCTGCATTTTATTGACAGCAACATTATCTTCCATGGGAATGACAGAAGAAGAAACTTTTCCAGACATCAAAGACCATTGGTGTAGAGAAACCATTGAAAAGTTTGTAGAAAACAACTGGGTTGTTGGTTATGACGATGGCTTATTTAGACCGGACAGACTTGTAACCAGGGCTGAATTTACGGCTATGGTTGTGAACATCTTTAAAGAAGAAAAACAGGTGGAAGAAAACAGTTTTACAGATGTAAGTAAAAGTGACTGGTTTTATAATGCAGTATCTTATGCAGCAAGTGAAGGTTTAATATCAGGATATGAAGATGGAACCTTTAAACCAATGGCGAATATGCAAAGACAAGATGCAGCTGTGCTTGCATCAAAGCTTTTTGAAGTAGATTTTTTTGAAGGTGCAGAGGATGTAAAATTTGAGGATGAAGATACATTTCCTGAGTACTCACGTCAGAGTATAAAAAATCTTGTATCTCATGGAATAGTGCAAGGTTATCCTGATGGGACTTTCAGACCTTTTAATTTAATAACGAGAGCAGAAGCAGTTCAAATGTTAAATGTTGTACTTAAGTATATTGAGTTGCCGGAAGAGACGCCACCTTTAGCTCCACCTGAAACACCGGAGCCAACAGAAGAGCCAACGCCAACACCAACACCACGCGTTAGAAGGGATACACCAAGAAGAACCTCTACGCCAACTTTGTTGCCGGTAGTGTCTCGTACATATACTACAACTGAGGACTTTGAAGAAGGAGAGATTTACAATCTAAGCACTGAAATTGAGGATAGGCTGATACTTAAAAAGCAGGAAATAGAAACTATTAAAAGAGAATACAGAACTACACAAATGACATATGGAAGAGATGGAGAACCTATACATATTGAAGTTACTCAAAAAGTAAACAAATCTGTATTAATGCCGGGGAAAGATGAAGTTGAAATTTCATTTAATCTTTTTGGACATGGAAAACCTGATATGCCAGAGAAGACTCCTATTGATCTTATACTTGTACTTGACCGTTCCAGCAGTATGTCAGGAAGTAAGTGGACTGCTACTTTAGAAGCTTGCCGCAACATACTTAATTTTGTGAGAAAAGAAGACAGAGTTGCAATAGTTACTTTTGATGGTAGTGCATACCTTAATAATAGCTTAGAAAGTGATTTAGATGTACTACTAAATGTAATAGACAATTTAAGCGGTCCCGGTGGGTCAACGAATATTGGTAGTGGTTTGGCAAAAGCAATAGAGACTTTTAACAATGAAAGTACGGATGGAAGAGATAAGGCCATTATATTATTGTCCGATGGTAATGCAAGCAGAAACCCTGCAGTAGCACAAGCAGAAATTGCTAAAGAAAAAAATATAATAATACATTCAGTAGGACTTGGTTCAGGGGCTAATGAAGCACTTTTAAAAGAACTTGCAAATATTACAAGCGGAATATACAGGTTCAGCCCTTCATCAGAAGAATTGGGTGAGATGATGGAGTATATGGCACAGCAGGTATTTGATACGTCCGGAAGAAATGTTGTTTTGAAGACGACGGTGTTAAAAGATAATGTAATAGATTTAGAAGTGTTGCCTGAACCTGCAAATATAGTTGAAAATGAAGATGGAAGTTATACATATGAATGGAAGTATGACAGGATAAAAATGCAAGAAGAAGAGGATATGTTGCTGTCAGTCTATTTTGAAAACCTTGAACATGGCAAAAAAATCATTCTAAAAGATACATCACTTGAGTACATTGATAGAAACAACAATACAATTGTTATAGATATAGACGATTTATCACTTCCGGTTAGTGAATATGTATCATATGGAACATGGAGCGTTGTATTTGACAGTAAAAGATCAAACACTCAGTGGGGAAGCATCTATTGGAATGACAAAGTATATAGCGATGACAAAGTAAGCGTAACGGTATCAACCAGCAATGACGGGAAAAATTATTCTAAGCCTTTAAGTGTATCAAATTATAGTACATTTAATATTAAAGACGGAAGATATATAAAGATTTTAGTTGAGCTTGAAATATCAAGTGAGGGTTTCAGTCCTGAGTTATTAGATCTTACAATAGGTTCAAAAGGTTTTAAATTACCAGCACCAGGAACAGAGCCAGAGCCAGCACCGGAACCAACACCGGAACCGACAGAAGAGCCAGAACCAACACCAGAACCAACACCGGAACCGACAGAAGAGCCAGAGCCAACACCGGAACCAACACCGGAACCGACAGAAGAGCCAGAGCCAACACCGGAACCAACACCGGAACCGACAGAAGAGCCAGAGCCAACACCGGAACCAACATCGGAACCGACAGAAGAGCTAGAACCAACTCCGGAACCAACACCAGAGCCAAAAGAATAA
- a CDS encoding AraC family transcriptional regulator, producing MGKDILPKAWESVLESATFIPVIVKSIKRFHDTSWHMEPNIHEFFEMVYVKKGNAVFEISGTSVEIGPNNIIIIKPRQYHKFEVKSQAGCEFIVLNFGFENKFDNQFAEVSLEDFLNFVNKKEWGRFISLKVSHKNEIINLLNRILKERENPEIGSEFLNYLLVLELFVLISRALKMEWENSIKNKSPKLKELIQAAVNYINNNYERDISLTDISKYVFLSTSYFTRAFKEEMGVSPINYLLNVRVERAKELLRETDAKISDIALSVGFSNQQRFNDIFKKYTQKTPLQYRKSFC from the coding sequence GTGGGTAAGGATATTTTGCCAAAGGCATGGGAAAGTGTGCTGGAATCAGCAACTTTTATACCTGTAATAGTAAAATCTATTAAAAGATTCCATGATACCAGCTGGCACATGGAGCCTAATATTCATGAGTTTTTTGAGATGGTTTATGTTAAAAAAGGGAATGCTGTATTTGAAATTTCAGGAACTTCTGTTGAAATAGGACCTAACAACATCATTATAATAAAGCCAAGGCAGTATCATAAATTTGAAGTAAAGTCCCAGGCAGGCTGTGAATTTATCGTTTTAAATTTCGGGTTTGAAAATAAATTTGACAATCAGTTTGCGGAAGTTTCATTGGAAGATTTTCTAAACTTTGTAAACAAAAAAGAATGGGGACGTTTTATATCTTTAAAAGTCAGCCACAAAAATGAAATAATCAATTTGCTAAACAGAATACTAAAAGAGAGGGAAAATCCTGAAATTGGAAGTGAATTTTTAAATTATCTTCTTGTTTTAGAGCTTTTCGTATTAATATCCAGGGCATTAAAAATGGAGTGGGAAAACAGTATAAAAAATAAAAGTCCCAAATTAAAAGAGCTTATACAGGCAGCTGTTAATTATATAAATAATAATTACGAAAGGGATATTTCCCTAACGGATATTTCTAAGTATGTATTTTTAAGCACAAGCTATTTTACCAGGGCGTTTAAGGAAGAAATGGGGGTAAGCCCTATAAACTATCTTTTAAATGTCAGGGTTGAAAGAGCAAAGGAATTATTAAGGGAAACAGATGCTAAAATAAGTGATATTGCTCTAAGTGTAGGTTTTTCTAATCAGCAGAGATTTAATGATATATTCAAAAAATATACCCAAAAAACCCCCCTTCAGTATAGGAAGAGCTTTTGTTGA
- a CDS encoding DUF5698 domain-containing protein, whose translation MVILPLFIFVARVLDVSMATIRIIFVSRGKKFLAPILGFFEALIWIIVIGQVMQNLGSIFSYIAYAGGFATGTLVGMIIEEKLAIGVVVVRIIVMKDQCQIQRRLSEAGFGVTTVDAQGKTGAVKIIYSIMKRKELDDAIDIIESCDSKVFYSIEDAKKVNLGVFRTKEAIPYNLKNKFGIDRFHRRIGKK comes from the coding sequence ATGGTAATTCTTCCCCTGTTCATTTTTGTAGCAAGAGTTTTGGACGTTTCCATGGCAACAATAAGGATTATTTTTGTTTCAAGGGGAAAAAAATTTCTTGCACCTATCTTAGGTTTTTTTGAAGCTTTAATTTGGATTATTGTTATTGGCCAGGTGATGCAGAATTTAGGAAGTATTTTTTCGTATATAGCATATGCAGGCGGTTTTGCAACGGGAACTTTGGTGGGGATGATTATTGAGGAAAAGCTTGCAATAGGAGTGGTGGTAGTCCGGATTATAGTTATGAAGGATCAATGCCAGATACAAAGACGCTTATCTGAAGCGGGATTCGGGGTTACCACTGTTGATGCCCAGGGAAAGACTGGGGCAGTAAAAATAATATACTCTATTATGAAGCGTAAGGAACTGGACGATGCTATTGATATAATAGAAAGCTGTGACTCAAAGGTATTTTACTCCATTGAGGATGCTAAAAAAGTAAACTTAGGTGTGTTTAGGACTAAAGAGGCAATACCCTACAATTTGAAGAACAAATTTGGAATTGACAGGTTTCACAGAAGAATTGGGAAGAAATAA